ACTTACAAAAAATATCGCGCCAATGGTTACTGAGAAAAAAGATCCAATCGGATCAATGGGAAATGACGTGCCATTAGCTGTTCTTTCTGAGCGTCCACAGTTACTGTTTAACTACTTTAAACAGCTGTTTGCTCAAGTAACGAATCCACCAATTGATTCGATCCGAGAAGAATCCGTTACTTCAACAATGACGCTGCTTGGCCCTGAAGGAAATTTACTTGAAACAAAACCAGGAAGCGCTAGAAGAATTCGTCTTGAAACACCTATTTTAACAGATAGTCGATTTGAAGCGATTAAGGCATTAGACGAAGAGGACTTTCATCCTGAAACACTTAGTTTATTGTTTAATGCAGCACGTGGTGAAACGGAAATGGAGCATGCACTTCTGGCGTTATTCCGTAAAGCTGATCGCGCAATTAAAAACGGGAAAAGCATACTTGTTCTTTCTGATTTTGGAGTGAATCATGAGAAAGCGGCGATTCCTTCTTTACTTGCTCTAAGTGGCCTTCATCATCACTTGATTAAACGCGAGACGCGGACGAAAGTAAGTTTGATCGTAGAAACAGGTGAAGCTAGGGACGTTCATCAGTTTGCTATGTTAGTTGGTTATGGAGCAGACGCCATTTATCCATATGCTGCTTATGACTCGATTGACCATATGATTAACGACGGGACGATTGAGGGCTTTTCTTTCGAAGATGCCGTTGATAATTATATTGATGCTGCGACAACTGGAATTGTAAAAGTGATGTCCAAAATGGGCATTTCAACAATACAAAGCTATCGAGGAGCGCAAATTTTCGAGGCGATTGGAGTTAGCAACGAAGTAATTGATCGTTATTTTGCTGGTACAGCTTCGCAAATTGATGGTATTCCAATCGATGTTATTGCAACAGAAACGTTAATGAGGCATCACTTTGCTTATCATGATTCTGAATATAGTGATCTTACACTTGAAACAGGTAGTGAACTGCAGTGGAGAAATGGGGGAGAGCACCATTCATTCAATCCGAAAACCATTCATACACTCCAACACGCTGCTAGAAGTAATAACTATGAATTATATAAGAAATTCTCTGGCATGGCGTTAGAAGAGAATCTCACTTATTTAAGACAGGCGATTGATTTTGGTTCAAAAGATGCGATCTCGATTGATGAGGTTGAAAGTGTTGAATCGATTACTCGTAGGTTTAAAACGGGTGCAATGAGCTATGGTGCCTTAAGTGGTGAAGCTCACGAAGCTCTTGCGATTGCAATGAACCGTATAGGGGGACGTAGCAATAGCGGTGAAGGTGGAGAGGACCCTTCTCGTTTCACTCCTGATGAAAATGGTGATCTTCGTCGAAGCTCTATTAAACAGGTAGCATCAGGTCGATTTGGTGTATCAAGCTACTACTTAAGCAATGCAGATGAAATTCAAATTAAAATGGCTCAAGGTGCGAAGCCTGGTGAAGGTGGTCAGCTACCAGGGAAGAAAGTATACCCTTGGATTGCTGAAGTTCGTGGCTCGACTCCAGGTGTTGGACTAATTTCACCACCACCACACCATGATATATATTCGATTGAGGATCTTGCCCAGCTAATTCATGATTTAAAGAATGCAAATCCATCTGCACGAATCAACGTAAAGCTAGTTTCAAAAGCAGGGGTTGGTACGATTGCTGCAGGTGTAGCTAAAGGGCTTGCAGATGTTATTCTCATTAGCGGATATGAGGGTGGAACAGGAGCATCTCCAAGAACGAGTATCAAACACGCTGGTCTTCCATGGGAACTTGGTTTAGCGGAGACGCATCAAACACTCGTATTAAATGATTTACGTGATCGTGTTGTTCTAGAAGCTGATGGAAAAATGATGACTGGTCGTGACGTCGTGATGGCAGCTATTCTAGGCGCTGAAGAATTTGGATTCTCGACAGCACCGTTAGTCGTTCTAGGTTGTATTCTTATGAGAGCGTGCCATCTTGATACATGCCCGGTTGGTGTAGCTACTCAAAATCCTGAACTACGTAAGAAATTTATGGGGAATCCGGATCACGTCGTGAACTACATGCAGTTTATTGCACAAGAAGTTCGTGAAATCATGGCTGAGCTAGGCTTTAGAACGATCGAGGAGATGATTGGACGTACGGATGTACTGAAAGTAAGTCGTCGCACGAAAGATCACTGGAAAGCAAGATACCTTGATCTAAAACCGCTTCTCTATCAGCCGCATGTGTCAGAAGAGGTTGGCCGCTTCAAACAGCGTGATCAGGATCACAAGTTAGAAGCAGCACTTGACAATACCTCAATTATTCCTGCAGCACTCGGTGCGCTCGAAGAAAAGAAGCCGTTTGAGGGATCTTATGTTATTCGTAATACAAACCGCGTTGCAGGTGCTCTTCTAGGACATGAAATTACGAAGCGCTATGGCGCAGAAGGACTTCCAGAAGATATGATTCG
The sequence above is drawn from the Pseudalkalibacillus hwajinpoensis genome and encodes:
- the gltB gene encoding glutamate synthase large subunit; protein product: MDRSNFPEKQGLYDPIHEHDACGIGLIANMNNVPAHDIIEKGVYMLRQLDHRGGQGSDPDTGDGAGIMLQIPHEFFKKNSGFNLPDKGEYGVGMMFLPVDNQLRQRAKQIVEKAIKEAGQEFIGWRTVPVDETTIGEAACIAQPVIRQVFIKKSDISAEEFERKLYVIRKKAEKQVAQDSQLSKTKYYAASFSKDTIVYKGMLTPEQLDQFYLDLKDPSFKSAFSMVHSRFSTNTFPSWDRAHPNRYLIHNGEINTLRGNVNWMRAREGALQSEVFGDDMKDIAPIVRPNGSDSSSLDNCLEFLNLSGRSLPHAAMMMIPEPWDRDATMLDPKKAFYEYHSTLMEPWDGPTAIAFTNGRQIGAMLDRNGLRPARYVITNDDTFILSSEVGVIEIEEEKITEKGRLSPGKMLLLDLEEKRLVDDEEIKAQIATDKPYRKWLDENLMSLSPEKVKTRQIDEKELVQTQRAFGYTYEELTKNIAPMVTEKKDPIGSMGNDVPLAVLSERPQLLFNYFKQLFAQVTNPPIDSIREESVTSTMTLLGPEGNLLETKPGSARRIRLETPILTDSRFEAIKALDEEDFHPETLSLLFNAARGETEMEHALLALFRKADRAIKNGKSILVLSDFGVNHEKAAIPSLLALSGLHHHLIKRETRTKVSLIVETGEARDVHQFAMLVGYGADAIYPYAAYDSIDHMINDGTIEGFSFEDAVDNYIDAATTGIVKVMSKMGISTIQSYRGAQIFEAIGVSNEVIDRYFAGTASQIDGIPIDVIATETLMRHHFAYHDSEYSDLTLETGSELQWRNGGEHHSFNPKTIHTLQHAARSNNYELYKKFSGMALEENLTYLRQAIDFGSKDAISIDEVESVESITRRFKTGAMSYGALSGEAHEALAIAMNRIGGRSNSGEGGEDPSRFTPDENGDLRRSSIKQVASGRFGVSSYYLSNADEIQIKMAQGAKPGEGGQLPGKKVYPWIAEVRGSTPGVGLISPPPHHDIYSIEDLAQLIHDLKNANPSARINVKLVSKAGVGTIAAGVAKGLADVILISGYEGGTGASPRTSIKHAGLPWELGLAETHQTLVLNDLRDRVVLEADGKMMTGRDVVMAAILGAEEFGFSTAPLVVLGCILMRACHLDTCPVGVATQNPELRKKFMGNPDHVVNYMQFIAQEVREIMAELGFRTIEEMIGRTDVLKVSRRTKDHWKARYLDLKPLLYQPHVSEEVGRFKQRDQDHKLEAALDNTSIIPAALGALEEKKPFEGSYVIRNTNRVAGALLGHEITKRYGAEGLPEDMIRLHFTGSAGQSFGAFVPNGVTMELEGDANDYVGKGLSGGKLIIHPSAKAEFARDENTIVGNVAFYGATSGEAYISGLAGERFCVRNSGASAVVEGIGDNGCEYMTGGRVVILGETGKNFAAGMSGGIAYVLSDDQEAFKRNVNAEMVHIESLRNYDEILEVKHLIQQHAYFTDSPKAIRFIQNWNEVVGKIVKVIPKEYKRITESLEELKEKGYEDDDAAYEVFQQAKNGQVKPRQSDLEPV